A single Molothrus aeneus isolate 106 chromosome 9, BPBGC_Maene_1.0, whole genome shotgun sequence DNA region contains:
- the AK4 gene encoding adenylate kinase 4, mitochondrial, whose product MASKLLRAVVLGPPGSGKGTVCERIARSFGLQHLSSGQFLRESLGGGGEAGALAQQYLERGLLVPDHVITRVMMAELEKRREQHWLLDGFPRTLGQAQALDGICQLDLVISLNIPFETLKDRLSARWVHPASGRVYNMDFNPPHSQGVDDLTGEPLVQRDEDRPEAVAARLRKYKDAAKPVIELYKSRGILHSFSGTETNKIWPYVYSLLSSRIPPILSEKEH is encoded by the exons ATGGCCTCCAAGCTGCTGCGGGCCGTGGTGCTCGGCCCCCCCGGCTCGGGCAAGGGCACGGTGTGCGAGAGGATCGCCCGCAGCTTCGGGCTCCAGCACCTCTCCAGCGGGCAGTTCCTGCGGGAGAGcctcggcggcggcggcg AAGCTggagccctggcccagcagtACCTGGAGCGAGGGCTGCTGGTGCCTGACCACGTCATCACCCGTGTGATGATGGCCGAGCTGGAGAAGCGGcgggagcagcactggctgctcgATG GTTTCCCTCGGACGCTGGGGCAGGCCCAGGCTCTGGATGGGATCTGCCAGCTGGACCTGGTGATCAGCCTGAACATCCCCTTCGAGACGCTGAAGGATCGGCTGAGCGCCCGCTGGGTGCACCCCGCCAGCGGCCGCGTCTACAACATGGACTTCAACCCTCcccacagccag GGTGTGGATGACCTGACGGGAGAGCCGCTGGTGCAGCGCGATGAGGACAGGCCCGAGGCCGTGGCCGCTCGCCTCAGGAAGTACAAAGATGCTGCCAAGCCCGTGATAGAGCTCTACAA GAGCAGGGGCATCCTTCACTCCTTCTCTGGCACAGAGACCAACAAGATCTGGCCCTACGTGTACAGCCTGCTGTCCAGCAGGATCCCACCCATCCTCTCAGAGAAGGAGCACTAA